The following are encoded in a window of Dioscorea cayenensis subsp. rotundata cultivar TDr96_F1 chromosome 16, TDr96_F1_v2_PseudoChromosome.rev07_lg8_w22 25.fasta, whole genome shotgun sequence genomic DNA:
- the LOC120278680 gene encoding uncharacterized protein At3g50808-like, which produces MYCLDCNNSNPLCALCLIDHSTHHVLQIRRSSYHDVIRVPEIQKVLDVSGIQTYIINSAKVVFLNERPQIRASRNISITCLVCDRSLLDNFLYCSISCKFKAESKQLKNKVGKSNVAVAPRSPRIRRPSASNNPQEKKNVKSNAAEVGPSSARPPSRRRKGIPHRAPFGAMIIDYSPLYYTYIHVKV; this is translated from the exons ATGTACTGCTTGGACTGTAACAACAGCAATCCTCTTTGTGCTCTCTGCCTTATTGATCATTCCACTCATCATGTCCTtcag ATAAGGAGATCATCCTACCATGATGTCATAAGAGTTCCAGAGATCCAAAAGGTGCTGGATGTGAGCGGAATCCAGACCTACATCATCAACAGCGCCAAGGTCGTCTTCTTGAATGAGCGTCCCCAGATACGTGCTAGCAGAAATATCAGCATCACTTGCCTCGTCTGTGATCGCAGCCTCCTCGACAATTTCCTCTACTGTTCCATCTCCTGCAAG ttTAAGGCGGAATCGAAGCAATTGAAGAACAAGGTTGGAAAAAGTAATGTGGCCGTTGCACCACGGTCACCACGCATTCGCCGGCCATCTGCTTCCAATAATCCACAGGAGAAGAAGAATGTTAAGAGCAATGCTGCGGAAGTAGGACCGTCTTCGGCTCGTCCTCCCTCCCGTCGTCGCAAGGGCATTCCTCACCGTGCCCCTTTCGGT GCGATGATTATTGATTATTCACCATTGTACTATACATACATTCATGTTAAAgtttag